A portion of the Blautia hansenii DSM 20583 genome contains these proteins:
- a CDS encoding fructose-bisphosphatase class III produces the protein MEKMKLKYLEKMAELYPTMAEASTEIINLQSILNLPKGTEHFITDIHGEYEAFSHVLKNGSGSIRRKIDTVFGHTMNKQEKKSLATLIYYPKEKIGLIKKQETDMEEWYKITLYRLIEVCKKAASKYTRSKVRKALPKDFAYVIEELITERWDITDKESYYEQIICTIIDIGRAEEFIIALSELIQRLVVDHLHILGDIYDRGPAPHRIMDKLETYHSLDVQWGNHDILWMGAAAGQECCIATVIRICARYGNLDILEDGYGINLLPLATFALTYYKDDACQCFKIKGNHQLNPVEQDLNMKMHKAISIIQFKLEGQLLMRRREFGMADRALLDDIDYSEGTIRLKGKEYKLLDSYFPTIDAENPYELSREEKEVVERLVSAFVSCEKLQNHIQFLLKKGSMYKIFNGNLLYHGCIPMNEDGSLKEVQIYEKSYRGKALYDVLECYVRKAFMARDGKEKERGKDMLWYIWTSPNSPLFGKNKMATFERYFLAEKETHQEIKNPYYNFLESEEIAERIFEEFQVKGEGRHIVNGHVPVHHTSGESPIKCKGKILVIDGGFSRAYQKETGIAGYTLIYNSWGMILAAHEPFTSTQDAITKESDILSDSILVKRVTERKNVGATDTGAKLKERIAELKELLDAYRNGLLVEKL, from the coding sequence ATGGAGAAGATGAAATTAAAGTATCTGGAAAAAATGGCAGAGCTGTACCCCACAATGGCAGAGGCATCTACGGAGATTATTAATTTACAATCAATTTTAAATTTACCCAAGGGAACGGAGCATTTTATTACAGATATACATGGAGAATATGAAGCGTTTTCTCATGTGTTAAAAAATGGTTCAGGTTCCATTCGAAGAAAAATTGATACTGTTTTTGGGCATACCATGAATAAACAGGAAAAGAAAAGTCTTGCTACTTTAATTTATTATCCAAAAGAAAAGATAGGGCTGATTAAGAAGCAGGAAACAGATATGGAAGAATGGTACAAAATTACCTTGTATCGTTTAATTGAAGTATGTAAAAAAGCTGCATCAAAATATACGCGTTCAAAAGTGAGAAAAGCTCTTCCAAAAGATTTTGCTTATGTTATTGAAGAATTGATAACGGAAAGATGGGATATTACAGATAAAGAGTCTTATTATGAACAAATTATATGTACTATTATTGATATTGGTCGTGCAGAAGAATTTATTATTGCCTTATCAGAACTGATACAGAGACTGGTGGTAGACCATCTTCATATTCTGGGTGATATTTATGACAGAGGGCCTGCACCTCATCGAATTATGGACAAACTGGAAACCTATCATTCTTTGGATGTTCAGTGGGGAAATCATGATATTTTATGGATGGGAGCGGCTGCGGGACAGGAATGTTGTATAGCAACAGTTATCCGAATTTGTGCCCGCTATGGAAATCTGGATATTTTGGAGGATGGGTATGGCATCAATTTATTGCCGTTGGCAACCTTTGCTCTCACATATTATAAAGACGATGCCTGCCAGTGCTTTAAAATTAAAGGAAATCATCAGCTAAATCCAGTTGAACAGGATTTGAACATGAAAATGCACAAAGCAATTTCCATTATTCAATTTAAGCTGGAAGGACAGCTTCTTATGAGAAGACGAGAATTTGGTATGGCAGACAGGGCGCTTTTAGACGATATTGATTATTCAGAAGGAACAATTCGTTTAAAAGGAAAAGAATATAAACTGTTGGACAGTTATTTCCCGACGATTGATGCAGAAAATCCTTATGAATTGTCAAGAGAAGAAAAAGAAGTTGTGGAGAGGCTGGTATCTGCATTTGTAAGCTGTGAAAAATTACAAAACCATATACAGTTTCTGCTGAAGAAGGGAAGTATGTATAAGATTTTTAATGGAAATCTGCTTTACCATGGCTGTATTCCCATGAATGAAGACGGCAGCCTGAAAGAAGTACAGATTTATGAAAAATCTTACAGGGGAAAAGCCCTGTACGATGTGTTGGAATGTTATGTTCGTAAAGCATTTATGGCACGAGACGGAAAAGAAAAGGAGAGAGGGAAGGACATGCTATGGTATATCTGGACCAGCCCGAACTCGCCTTTATTCGGCAAAAACAAAATGGCAACGTTTGAACGCTATTTTTTGGCAGAGAAGGAAACACATCAGGAAATAAAAAATCCATATTATAATTTTCTGGAAAGTGAAGAAATAGCAGAGCGGATTTTTGAAGAATTTCAGGTAAAAGGAGAAGGAAGACATATTGTAAACGGTCATGTTCCGGTGCACCATACCTCAGGAGAAAGTCCGATTAAATGTAAAGGGAAAATTCTTGTTATTGATGGAGGTTTTTCAAGAGCATATCAAAAAGAGACCGGTATTGCAGGATATACTTTAATTTATAATTCATGGGGGATGATTTTAGCTGCTCATGAACCATTTACATCTACACAGGATGCTATTACAAAAGAAAGTGATATTCTTTCCGACAGTATTTTAGTAAAAAGGGTGACAGAAAGAAAAAATGTAGGGGCAACAGATACAGGTGCAAAATTAAAAGAAAGGATAGCAGAACTGAAAGAGCTTTTAGATGCTTATAGAAACGGACTGCTGGTAGAAAAGCTATGA
- a CDS encoding alpha/beta hydrolase: MRNEQIKIQVEGSGKDVCLETYILGDVMDGARNRKTPLVLICPGGGYAMTSNREAEPIALQFNSMGYQAAVLRYSCAPAVYPTALCEVAQSVKLIREHAEDWNVDAEKIIVMGFSAGGHLAASYGVFWNESWLTEKMQCDKQLLKPNGLVLCYPVISSKEEIAHQDSIKNLLGESYPEMKEQVSLEDKVGKHTPKTFLWHTFTDPVVPFWNSFRFAEALGKAGVPMEYHLYPQGGHGLSLANEQTANEEGKGVEKVCQSWVPLLRSWMLENFGLYS; encoded by the coding sequence ATGAGAAATGAACAGATAAAAATCCAAGTAGAAGGTTCCGGAAAAGACGTATGTTTGGAAACTTATATTTTGGGAGATGTAATGGATGGTGCAAGGAATAGAAAGACACCGTTAGTATTGATATGTCCGGGAGGAGGTTATGCCATGACTTCCAATCGAGAAGCGGAGCCTATTGCTCTGCAGTTTAACAGCATGGGATATCAGGCAGCAGTTTTACGGTATTCCTGTGCTCCGGCAGTTTATCCTACAGCACTTTGTGAAGTGGCACAAAGCGTGAAGCTTATCAGAGAACATGCAGAAGACTGGAATGTAGATGCAGAGAAAATTATTGTTATGGGATTTTCAGCAGGAGGGCATTTGGCAGCCAGTTATGGTGTGTTTTGGAATGAATCATGGTTAACAGAGAAAATGCAGTGTGATAAGCAACTTTTAAAGCCAAACGGACTTGTTTTGTGTTATCCGGTTATCAGCTCTAAGGAGGAAATTGCACATCAGGACAGTATAAAAAATCTATTGGGAGAATCTTATCCGGAAATGAAAGAGCAGGTGTCATTAGAGGATAAGGTGGGAAAACATACACCGAAAACTTTCCTGTGGCATACTTTTACAGATCCTGTCGTTCCTTTTTGGAATTCTTTCCGATTTGCAGAAGCATTGGGAAAAGCAGGGGTTCCAATGGAATATCATTTATATCCGCAAGGAGGGCATGGACTTTCTCTTGCCAATGAACAGACAGCAAATGAAGAAGGAAAAGGTGTGGAAAAAGTATGTCAGAGCTGGGTTCCCCTTCTTCGTTCATGGATGCTGGAAAATTTCGGACTTTATTCGTAA
- the rpsB gene encoding 30S ribosomal protein S2 → MSVISMKQLLEAGVHFGHQTRRWNPKMAPYIYTERNGIYIIDLQKSVGMVDDAYKAIADIAAEGGTILFVGTKKQAQDAIKTEAERCGMFYVNERWLGGMLTNFKTIQSRIARLKEIEAMEADGTFDVLPKKEVINLKKELEKLQKNLGGIKEMKKLPDAIFIVDPKKERICVQEAHTLGIPLIGIADTNCDPEELDYVIPGNDDAIRAVKLIVSKMADAVIEANQGEAADAEEIFVEETEEVVEE, encoded by the coding sequence ATGAGCGTTATTTCAATGAAACAGTTACTTGAAGCAGGTGTTCATTTCGGACATCAGACAAGAAGATGGAACCCTAAAATGGCACCATACATCTACACAGAAAGAAATGGTATCTACATCATCGACTTACAGAAATCTGTAGGAATGGTTGACGATGCATACAAAGCAATCGCTGACATCGCTGCAGAAGGTGGCACAATCCTGTTCGTAGGAACAAAGAAACAGGCTCAGGATGCTATCAAAACAGAAGCTGAAAGATGTGGAATGTTCTATGTAAATGAAAGATGGTTAGGCGGTATGCTGACTAACTTCAAGACAATCCAGAGCAGAATTGCAAGATTAAAAGAAATCGAAGCTATGGAAGCTGATGGAACATTTGATGTTCTGCCTAAGAAAGAAGTAATCAACCTGAAAAAAGAACTGGAAAAATTACAGAAAAACCTTGGCGGAATTAAAGAAATGAAAAAACTTCCAGATGCTATCTTTATCGTAGACCCGAAAAAAGAAAGAATCTGTGTACAGGAAGCTCATACATTAGGTATTCCGTTAATTGGTATCGCTGATACAAACTGCGATCCAGAAGAATTAGATTACGTAATCCCAGGAAACGATGATGCTATCAGAGCTGTAAAATTAATCGTTTCTAAAATGGCTGATGCTGTTATCGAAGCAAACCAGGGCGAAGCTGCTGATGCTGAAGAAATCTTCGTAGAAGAAACAGAAGAAGTTGTAGAAGAATAA
- the tsf gene encoding translation elongation factor Ts has protein sequence MAITAGMVKELREMTGAGMMDCKKALTATEGDMDKAVEFLREKGLATAQKKAGRIAAEGLCQTLVSSDEKHAVVVEVNAETDFVAKNDVFQGYVAQVAEAAMETETTTTEDFLASPWKFDTTKTVNEALAAQIAVIGENMNIRRFAKASEENGFIASYTHMGGKIGVLVDVETDVVNDAVREMARNVAMQIAALKPQYTNSSEVSEEYIAHEKEILLAQIMNDPKESQKPEKVIQGMISGRINKELKEICLLDQVYVKAEDGKQNVAKYVEEVAKANGAKITVKGFVRFETGEGIEKKQEDFAAEVAAQMGN, from the coding sequence ATGGCTATTACAGCAGGAATGGTAAAAGAATTAAGAGAAATGACAGGCGCTGGTATGATGGACTGTAAGAAAGCTCTTACAGCAACAGAAGGCGATATGGATAAAGCAGTAGAATTTTTAAGAGAAAAAGGTCTTGCAACAGCTCAGAAAAAAGCTGGACGTATTGCAGCAGAAGGTCTTTGCCAGACTTTAGTTTCTTCAGATGAAAAACACGCAGTTGTTGTTGAAGTAAATGCAGAAACAGACTTCGTTGCGAAAAACGATGTATTCCAGGGATATGTAGCTCAGGTTGCAGAAGCTGCTATGGAAACAGAAACAACTACAACAGAAGATTTCCTTGCTTCTCCATGGAAATTTGATACAACAAAAACTGTAAACGAAGCTTTAGCAGCACAGATCGCTGTTATCGGTGAAAACATGAACATCAGAAGATTTGCGAAAGCATCTGAAGAAAATGGATTTATTGCTTCTTATACACATATGGGCGGAAAAATCGGCGTTTTAGTTGATGTTGAAACAGACGTTGTAAACGATGCAGTAAGAGAAATGGCTAGAAACGTAGCAATGCAGATTGCTGCTTTAAAACCACAGTACACAAACAGTTCTGAAGTAAGTGAAGAATATATCGCACATGAAAAAGAAATTCTTCTTGCTCAGATCATGAACGATCCAAAAGAATCCCAGAAACCGGAAAAAGTTATTCAGGGAATGATTAGCGGACGTATCAACAAAGAATTAAAAGAAATCTGTCTGTTAGATCAGGTTTATGTAAAAGCTGAAGACGGAAAACAGAACGTAGCTAAATATGTAGAAGAAGTTGCAAAAGCTAACGGCGCTAAAATCACTGTAAAAGGATTTGTTCGTTTTGAAACAGGCGAAGGAATCGAAAAGAAACAGGAAGATTTCGCTGCAGAAGTTGCTGCACAGATGGGAAACTAA
- a CDS encoding TIGR04076 family protein, whose protein sequence is MKKVKITVLHKEFYPDYADTYLTDGKAVGRCPLLEVGDEFIYEGSAKMPEGFCPWAWIDIYRSVSAMSSGSSCKPWNNTDGQTIVCCTDGIRPVVFNVEAIGENDVDIE, encoded by the coding sequence ATGAAAAAAGTAAAAATTACAGTTCTTCACAAAGAATTTTACCCAGATTATGCAGATACATACCTGACGGATGGAAAAGCAGTTGGCAGATGTCCGTTACTGGAGGTTGGTGATGAATTTATTTATGAAGGAAGTGCAAAAATGCCGGAAGGATTTTGCCCATGGGCATGGATTGATATTTATCGCAGCGTGAGCGCGATGTCTTCTGGTTCCAGCTGTAAACCGTGGAATAATACAGATGGTCAAACCATTGTTTGTTGTACAGATGGTATAAGACCTGTGGTGTTTAATGTGGAGGCTATTGGAGAAAATGATGTAGATATTGAATAG
- a CDS encoding patatin family protein, producing MTTGLLLEGGAMRGLYTAGVLDVFMQNHISIDTIIGVSAGALFGMNYKSKQMGRVLRYNKRFASCKNYMGFHSLITTGNIMNKDFCFNKIVNDLDPVDFETYKNGKEDFYAVVTNMTTGKAEYIKIDDLKKEDQMEYLRASGSMPFLSNPVIVHGKSYLDGGISDSIPIEKLMDMGCDKNIVVLTRPEDYRKKKSNTLLPKIYYRKYPYLTEAINNRYRIYNQQLDMVKDLEAAGKIFVLRPSRFVDIKRIERDLEKIQEMYDLGQEDALKKMDALDVYLSNR from the coding sequence ATGACAACCGGATTACTGCTGGAAGGCGGGGCTATGAGAGGATTATACACCGCCGGTGTACTGGATGTATTTATGCAAAATCACATTTCCATAGACACTATAATCGGCGTTTCCGCCGGAGCTTTATTTGGAATGAATTACAAATCAAAACAAATGGGACGGGTTTTGAGATATAATAAAAGATTTGCCTCCTGCAAAAATTACATGGGTTTTCACTCACTGATTACCACAGGAAATATTATGAATAAGGATTTCTGTTTTAATAAAATTGTCAATGACTTAGACCCTGTTGATTTTGAAACCTATAAAAACGGAAAAGAAGATTTTTACGCAGTAGTAACGAATATGACAACCGGCAAAGCAGAATATATAAAAATCGATGATTTGAAAAAAGAAGACCAGATGGAATATCTGCGTGCATCCGGTTCTATGCCGTTTTTGTCAAATCCTGTGATTGTACACGGTAAAAGTTACTTAGACGGCGGCATATCTGACAGTATTCCTATTGAGAAGCTTATGGATATGGGATGCGATAAAAATATTGTGGTTCTTACAAGACCGGAGGACTACCGAAAAAAGAAAAGTAATACACTCCTTCCAAAAATTTATTATCGGAAATATCCGTATCTGACAGAAGCAATAAATAATCGATATCGTATATATAATCAGCAGTTGGATATGGTAAAGGATTTGGAGGCTGCGGGAAAAATTTTTGTGCTGAGGCCCTCCAGATTTGTAGATATCAAACGTATTGAAAGGGATTTGGAGAAAATTCAGGAAATGTATGATTTGGGGCAAGAAGATGCGTTGAAAAAAATGGATGCGTTGGATGTGTATTTAAGTAACCGTTAA
- the mraZ gene encoding division/cell wall cluster transcriptional repressor MraZ, producing the protein MFMGEYSHTIDVKGRMIIPAKFREELGEEFVLTKGLDGCLSIYPNNEWKAFEEKLKALPLNDKNARAFLRFFVASATMCELDKQGRILVPGTLREFAGLNKDVVLTGNLTRIEVWSKEKWLENSNYEDMDAIAEGMQSMGIVI; encoded by the coding sequence ATGTTCATGGGAGAGTATAGTCATACAATAGATGTAAAAGGAAGAATGATTATTCCGGCTAAGTTCAGAGAAGAGCTGGGAGAAGAATTCGTACTTACCAAAGGATTGGATGGCTGTTTATCCATTTATCCCAACAACGAATGGAAAGCCTTTGAGGAAAAGCTGAAAGCTTTACCACTTAATGATAAAAATGCAAGAGCCTTCTTACGTTTCTTTGTAGCCAGTGCTACCATGTGTGAACTGGACAAGCAGGGGAGAATACTCGTACCGGGAACGTTGCGGGAATTTGCTGGTCTCAATAAAGACGTGGTATTAACTGGAAATCTTACGAGAATCGAAGTCTGGAGTAAGGAGAAGTGGTTGGAAAACAGCAATTACGAAGACATGGATGCCATTGCAGAAGGTATGCAGAGTATGGGTATTGTTATCTAA
- the rsmH gene encoding 16S rRNA (cytosine(1402)-N(4))-methyltransferase RsmH, which yields MEFKHQSVLLEETVGNLRVKPDGIYVDGTLGGGGHSYAICQQLSAKGSLIGIDQDEAAINAAGNRLQEFKEQVTIIRSNYCNMKRELQKIGITSVDGIVLDLGVSSYQLDNSERGFTYREDVPLDMRMDQRNPRTAKNIVNEYSENELYRIIRDYGEDKFAKNIAKHICMARQEKEIETTGELIEIIKRAIPMKMRAVGGHPAKKTFQAIRIELNQELDVLRNSLDDMIELLNDQGRICIITFHSLEDRIVKTIFKRNENPCTCPPGFPVCVCGNQSKGKVITRKPILPSEEELEMNKRSKSAKLRVFERVKQ from the coding sequence ATGGAATTTAAACACCAATCCGTATTACTGGAAGAAACCGTAGGGAACTTAAGGGTAAAGCCTGACGGAATTTATGTTGATGGAACACTGGGAGGCGGCGGACATTCTTATGCAATATGTCAGCAGTTATCTGCCAAGGGGAGCTTGATAGGTATAGATCAAGATGAAGCGGCAATAAATGCTGCGGGAAATCGGTTGCAGGAGTTCAAAGAACAGGTGACGATTATCCGCAGCAATTATTGCAACATGAAAAGAGAGTTACAAAAGATAGGAATTACATCTGTTGATGGAATTGTTTTAGATTTAGGGGTATCTTCTTATCAGCTGGACAACAGTGAGCGAGGCTTTACTTACAGAGAAGATGTCCCTCTTGACATGCGTATGGATCAGAGAAATCCCCGCACAGCCAAGAATATTGTAAATGAGTATAGTGAAAATGAGCTCTACCGCATTATTCGTGATTACGGCGAGGACAAGTTTGCGAAAAACATTGCAAAACATATCTGTATGGCAAGGCAGGAAAAAGAAATAGAAACAACGGGGGAATTGATTGAGATTATCAAACGTGCAATTCCCATGAAAATGAGAGCAGTAGGCGGTCATCCGGCAAAGAAAACGTTTCAGGCAATTCGAATTGAATTAAATCAGGAATTGGATGTACTGAGAAATTCGCTGGATGATATGATTGAACTGTTAAATGACCAAGGAAGAATTTGTATTATTACCTTCCATTCTTTAGAAGACCGTATTGTAAAAACGATTTTTAAAAGAAACGAAAATCCTTGTACATGCCCTCCGGGATTTCCGGTATGTGTATGCGGAAATCAATCAAAGGGGAAAGTGATTACAAGGAAACCAATTCTTCCAAGCGAAGAAGAACTGGAAATGAATAAACGCTCAAAAAGCGCTAAGCTAAGAGTGTTTGAAAGAGTGAAGCAGTAG